A stretch of the Camarhynchus parvulus chromosome 4, STF_HiC, whole genome shotgun sequence genome encodes the following:
- the RNF4 gene encoding E3 ubiquitin-protein ligase RNF4 yields MSTTQRKRRGGTVNSRQARKRSRLMASTAEMASEAEPIELEESAGEEVVDLTCESSDPVVVDLTHNDSIVIVEENQRQRRNLRLRSQRQADSCVLSSDDEDETRDNDVYVADKAARELGPLEEETASSKPSGTVSCPICMDVYSEIVQSGRLIVSTKCGHVFCSQCLRDSLRNANSCPTCRKKLTHRQYHPIYI; encoded by the exons ATGAGCACA ACTCAACGGAAGCGCCGTGGAGGAACAGTTAATTCTAGGCAAGCTCGAAAAAGAAGCAGGCTCATGGCTTCTACTGCTGAAATGGCTTCAGAAGCAGAGCCAATAGAACTTGAAGAAAGTG ctggTGAAGAAGTAGTAGATCTCACATGTGAATCTTCTGATCCTGTGGTCGTTGATCTAACTCACAATGATTCCATTGTG ATTGTTGAAG agAACCAACGACAAAGGAGAAATCTGAGACTAAGGAGCCAGAGACAGGCAGACAGCTGTGTGCTGAGCAgtgatgatgaagatgaaaCCAGAGATAACGACGTGTACGTGGCTGATAAAGCAGCTCGAGAACTGGGACCGCTGGAAGAGGAAACTGCAAGTTCAAA GCCATCTGGTACTGTTAGCTGTCCAATTTGCATGGATGTCTACTCAGAG attGTGCAAAGTGGACGACTGATTGTGTCAACAAAATGTGGCCATGTCTTCTGCAGTCAGTGCCTCCGTGATTCCCTTAGGAATGCCAACTCTTGCCCAACTTGCAGGAAGAAACTCACTCACAGACAGTATCATCCCATTTATATATGA